From Nitrosopumilus zosterae, the proteins below share one genomic window:
- a CDS encoding 50S ribosomal protein L31e, with protein sequence MSQELERVYTINLGKALLSQSQHRAVRAINMIKEFARHHMKVEDIKIEEELAHQIWARGIRSPPRKVRVRMSKTDEGFVLVSQYTDEVESKVTPEKETKKVSDKAEPTKEAPKKEPSDVESKVTPEKETKKVSDKAEPTKEAPKKEPTKEAPKKEPTKEAPKKEPTKEAPKKEPTKEAPKKEPTKEAPKKEPKE encoded by the coding sequence ATGTCTCAAGAATTAGAACGCGTTTATACGATTAATCTAGGTAAAGCTTTACTTTCACAGTCTCAACACAGAGCTGTTAGAGCAATTAACATGATCAAAGAATTTGCTCGTCATCATATGAAAGTGGAGGATATCAAAATAGAAGAAGAACTGGCTCATCAGATTTGGGCAAGAGGAATTAGAAGTCCTCCAAGAAAAGTTAGAGTTCGAATGAGTAAGACTGATGAAGGATTTGTTCTTGTTTCACAATACACCGATGAAGTAGAATCCAAAGTCACTCCTGAAAAAGAAACCAAAAAAGTTTCAGACAAAGCAGAACCAACTAAAGAAGCTCCAAAGAAAGAACCATCCGATGTAGAATCCAAAGTCACTCCTGAAAAAGAAACCAAAAAAGTTTCAGACAAAGCAGAACCAACTAAAGAAGCACCAAAGAAAGAACCAACTAAAGAAGCACCAAAGAAAGAACCAACTAAAGAAGCACCAAAGAAAGAACCAACTAAAGAAGCACCAAAGAAAGAACCAACTAAAGAAGCACCAAAGAAAGAACCAACTAAAGAAGCTCCAAAGAAAGAACCAAAAGAATAA
- a CDS encoding 50S ribosomal protein L39e, protein MAARKSSPRKIRLLKKTRQASPVPAWIILKTKRSVRTNPKRRAWRSTDVEVG, encoded by the coding sequence ATGGCTGCACGCAAGTCATCTCCAAGGAAAATACGTCTCTTAAAAAAGACAAGACAAGCATCACCTGTACCCGCTTGGATTATTCTTAAAACAAAGAGAAGTGTTAGAACAAACCCAAAACGTAGAGCTTGGAGATCAACTGATGTGGAGGTAGGATAG